From a region of the Anomalospiza imberbis isolate Cuckoo-Finch-1a 21T00152 chromosome 3, ASM3175350v1, whole genome shotgun sequence genome:
- the GGPS1 gene encoding geranylgeranyl pyrophosphate synthase isoform X1, which yields MLHNASLLVDDIEDNSKLRRGFPVAHSIYGIPSVINCANYVYFLGLEKVLTLDHPDAVKVFTRQLLELHKGQGLDIYWRDTYTCPTEAEYKAMVLQKTGGLFGLAVGLMQLFSNYKKDLKPLLNTLGLFFQIRDDYANLHSKEYSENKSFCEDLTEGKFSFPTIHAIWSRPESTQVQNILRQRTENIDIKKYCVHYLENVGSFEYTRNTLKELESEAYKQIESLGGNPELVALVQQLSKMFKEPEN from the coding sequence ATGTTGCACAATGCAAGCCTACTTGTGGATGATATTGAAGATAACTCAAAGCTACGACGGGGCTTTCCAGTGGCACACAGTATCTATGGAATTCCATCTGTAATCAACTGTGCtaattatgtttattttcttggCTTAGAGAAGGTTTTAACCCTTGATCATCCAGATGCTGTTAAAGTTTTTACCCGTCAACTTCTGGAGCTCCATAAAGGTCAAGGCTTGGATATTTACTGGAGGGATACTTACACCTGTCCTACAGAGGCTGAGTATAAAGCGATGGTACTGCAAAAGACAGGCGGGCTCTTCGGATTAGCTGTAGGCCTCATGCAGCTGTTCTCAAATTATAAAAAAGACTTAAAGCCACTTCTTAACACACTTGGTCTCTTCTTCCAAATAAGAGATGACTATGCCAACTTGCACTCCAAAGAATATAGTGAGAACAAGAGTTTTTGTGAAGACTTAACTGAGGGCAAGTTCTCATTCCCAACCATTCATGCAATTTGGTCAAGACCTGAAAGTACTCAGGTGCAAAACATTTTACGTCAAAGGACAGAAaatatagatataaaaaaatactgtgtaCATTACCTTGAAAATGTTGGTTCCTTTGAGTACACTCGGAATACATTGAAAGAGCTTGAATCTGAAGCCTATAAACAAATTGAATCACTTGGGGGAAACCCTGAGCTTGTAGCACTAGTTCAACAGCTGAGCAAAATGTTCAAAGAacctgaaaattaa
- the GGPS1 gene encoding geranylgeranyl pyrophosphate synthase isoform X2: protein MDGTDETSKRILEPYQYLLQLPGKQVRTKLSQAFNHWLNVPEDKIQVIIEVTEMLHNASLLVDDIEDNSKLRRGFPVAHSIYGIPSVINCANYVYFLGLEKVLTLDHPDAVKVFTRQLLELHKGQGLDIYWRDTYTCPTEAEYKAMVLQKTGGLFGLAVGLMQLFSNYKKDLKPLLNTLGLFFQIRDDYANLHSKEYSENKSFCEDLTEGKFSFPTIHAIWSRPESTQVQNILRQRTENIDIKKYCVHYLENVGSFEYTRNTLKELESEAYKQIESLGGNPELVALVQQLSKMFKEPEN from the exons GTAAGCAAGTGAGAACCAAACTGTCACAGGCCTTTAATCACTGGCTGAATGTTCCAGAAGATAAAATACAG GTTATCATTGAAGTGACAGAGATGTTGCACAATGCAAGCCTACTTGTGGATGATATTGAAGATAACTCAAAGCTACGACGGGGCTTTCCAGTGGCACACAGTATCTATGGAATTCCATCTGTAATCAACTGTGCtaattatgtttattttcttggCTTAGAGAAGGTTTTAACCCTTGATCATCCAGATGCTGTTAAAGTTTTTACCCGTCAACTTCTGGAGCTCCATAAAGGTCAAGGCTTGGATATTTACTGGAGGGATACTTACACCTGTCCTACAGAGGCTGAGTATAAAGCGATGGTACTGCAAAAGACAGGCGGGCTCTTCGGATTAGCTGTAGGCCTCATGCAGCTGTTCTCAAATTATAAAAAAGACTTAAAGCCACTTCTTAACACACTTGGTCTCTTCTTCCAAATAAGAGATGACTATGCCAACTTGCACTCCAAAGAATATAGTGAGAACAAGAGTTTTTGTGAAGACTTAACTGAGGGCAAGTTCTCATTCCCAACCATTCATGCAATTTGGTCAAGACCTGAAAGTACTCAGGTGCAAAACATTTTACGTCAAAGGACAGAAaatatagatataaaaaaatactgtgtaCATTACCTTGAAAATGTTGGTTCCTTTGAGTACACTCGGAATACATTGAAAGAGCTTGAATCTGAAGCCTATAAACAAATTGAATCACTTGGGGGAAACCCTGAGCTTGTAGCACTAGTTCAACAGCTGAGCAAAATGTTCAAAGAacctgaaaattaa